AGTCTGCACGGGTGGCCTACCGGGTGTATTTTGACGCCCGCAACGCCATTGATATTTTTGGCAAGCAGGTCAGCCGGCTGGTGCTGCCCGAGGTCGGTCTGGACGGTGGCGATTATCACACGCTGGCCGACTGGGGCATGGATGTATTGAAAGTGGGCCCGAGTCTTGGCCTGGGCAGCCCCGCAAGTCTTGGCCAGGACGGCCGGCTTGTGGGCATCAATCAATTTGCCGGCGCCAGCGCAGAAGTCTTCAACACGCCGGCCGCGTCAGGCATTGCGCTCAATCATCGGGGCTGGCAATCGGCCGATGGCCCGCGCGATACCCGCACCGAAATCTGGATTGAACCCGACAGCCTGTTAAGCCGTGTCAGCGTACACGCAAGCGCGCCGATTGCGCGCTGGGCCACGGGCATCGTGCGCCACGGGGTGGACGAACTGCGCGGCAGCGCAAAACAGGGCGAATGGAATTATCTGGCCAGTTATGGAAAGCAAAGCCTGGCAGATGATGCTTTGGGCATGGCGATTTTTTACCGCGAAACCAACTCCCCGGCCGTCGACAACGAATACAACCTGCTACAGGACCTTGGCAGTGGCAACCATCAGCATTACTACCTGGCCGCCGCCTGGCGCCAGCCCGAAAGCCAAACCAAATCCGCCTTCCAGAACTGGCTTGCAGCCACCCAGAAAATCTTGAACCACCCTATTCAGGTGGTGGTGAAATAACGGAGATACATCAAATGAAATTTCTTCACACTGCGGATCAGGTGCGCTACCAGCGCATGACCAACGCCGAACTGAAAGACGCGTTTGTGATGCAAGCGCTGTTTGAACCCGGTCAACTCAACCTGACCTATACCGACGTGGATCGCGCCATTGTGGGCGCCGCAGTACCGCTCGCAAAATCCCTGGCATTGCCCACACACAAAGAGCTGGCCAGCGCGTATTTTTGCGAAAGGCGCGAGCTGGGTGTTATCAACATCGGCGGCGACGGCAAGGTATTGGTGGATGGTGAAACCTATGCCATGACCAAACTCGACAGTTTGTACGTATGCCGCGGCAGCAAAGACATCCAGTTCATCAGCAACGATGAGAAAAGCCCAGCGCAATTTTATCTGGTGAGTTACCCCGCCCACCGCACTACCCGCACCCAACACGTGCCGTTAGCCGAAGCCAATGCGGTGGCCATGGGCGACCAGCAATCCAGTAACGAACGCACGATTTTCCAATCCATTTGCCCCGGCATTGTGGATTCCTGTCAGCTGGTAATGGGCATTACCCAACTGCACAACGGCAGCGTGTGGAATACCAAGCCACCCCACACCCATCGCCGCCGCACTGAGGTGTACATGTATTTTGATTTTGACCCGAGCCAGCGGGTATTCCACTTCATGGGCGCGCCGGAAGAAACCCGCGCCCTCACGCTGGCACCGGGCCACGCCATTGCGTCACCTTCATGGTCAATCCACTCAGGCGCCGGTAGCTGCAGCTACAGCTTTATCTGGGCCATGGGCGGTGAGAACCAGCAGTTTGACGACATGGACCACCTGACCATGGATCAACTGGGCTGAAATACTGGCCTTACCACTTGACCAATATGACATGAGAGATTAGAGTAGACCTCAGGCGTAACTGCTCTCACATTTATCTCGCCCTATCGCCCTGCCAACCGGCAGGGCTTTTTTTATGACCGCCATGGATGGCGGGAATGCCGGTTTTGCAGGAGCAAAAACCGGCGGGCCAGGGATGGACTGGCACCAATTTGCTCCTGCAATTGGTGCACTTCCGCCATCCATGGCGGTCGTATGCCGAAAGGAGCCGTGGATGCGACGGTCCGACGAATCGGTGGTCCGACACGTCGGCGGCGTGCTGCAGATCACTGCGATAGATTTTAAGAGCAACCCGCACGCTGGGTGGTGAATCGCACCGGCAAATGACCAAGGTGATCCTCCATCCAGCGTGCGGGCCAAAAAAATTTTCTTACCCCTATTCCCATTAAAAAAGCTGACCAACCGGCCAGCTTCTTCATACAAAAAACACCATCAATAATTAATACGCTCTGACTTTAACAAACGCACATCCATTATTACTGGTGAGCTTTATCAAGCGGCCGCTAACCCCGTTATAAGCCTTGTAATTGGAAGTCACCTCAAAGCTGCCGCTGCCATCTTCCGAGGAAACGATGCCGCGGAAGTCACAGGACGGATTGGCATCGCTATCCCATACCTGCACAGTGCTGCCCGCGAGGTCGCGATCGAATCGTGCACAGGTGCCGGCCGTCAACGTCAGTTCGGTTTTGGCTTTCCAGACAATATCCACCGGATTAGCGCAACTGCCACCTGTGTCGCCACCATCGCCAGGGTCTGTGCCATCACCCGGATCTGTCCCATCGGCGCCCGTGTAGACACCGGAGAGCGGCATTTCCTGCGCTACAATTTCTGCAATCGCCTGATCCCAGCTCGGCACCGGGGTGCCGCCCGTGTTCAGGTGTTTAAACGCAGTTCCATCCCAGGCAAACGCGTATTCCACACCTGCACTATCAAACAATCCCCAACGGGCAATGGGTGCACCGGCAGTCAGCGCCTTGCTGAGCACGTTGTCCACAAACACATTGTTCGGGCCCGTGGGGCCGGACCAGTTGCTCGCGTGATCACCTGAGCCGTACCAGATAGGCTGCCAGGTACCGATACCCGGCTGGCCATTTTCCCAGCTCCTGTGCTCGAACGGCACACTCACCGTGTTGTTACGGATCAGGTTGTTTCGCTCCCAACCGCCGTGCAAGTTAATGTCGCAATCCAACGTATTGTTTTCCACCAGATTACCGGTGGCAGACCACTGCAGGGTGAGGTGACGCAACCGCTCAAGGGCATTGCCCTGAATCAGGCTTTCATACAACTTTGAACCACGAAAGTAGCCATTGCCACCTGCGCCCTTATTCCACGAACCCGAAAATTGGTTATTGCTGAACGTCATGTGGCGCGCAAACTCGGTTACCAATGGATGCGAGCCGGTCATTTCCATGCGCACATTGTCTACCCAGCCATTGACCGCAAATTTGAACAGAATGCCGTGGATGGCATCACGCGGGCAAAGATTTTCATATTTATGCCCCACACCGTTTGGGTTGGCACTGGAAAAATCGCCACTGTTATAACCCGAACAGTCGGTACCCAATGTTGACATCGTGAGATAAAAATCCCTGAAGCCCACGTTATCAATTGCCGTAACCGGCATCACCCGGCTTTTGTAATTACTGTTGTTACTGAGCGGCACATCAAATTCCAACGGCCTGTCCAAGGTAACCGTGTTGGCCGTGGTATTGCGCGCTGCCACAGTGAAAATCTGCGTACGCATATGGCCGGTAGTGATATGCCCGTAGCTGCGTTTAGCCGCCGGCACCTGACCCTGGTCGAGAAATGCGGTGTCATTGGCCGCACCCACGTAGATCAGATCACCCACAGCAAATTTTGATGCGGCACCCGACTCCAGCTTCAGTACCAGATCACCTTGGGCCGCAGGCTGGGTAAACTCGATGCCGTGCTTCCAGTGAAAATTGATGCTGCCTTCATAGTTGGGTTCATTGGGGTGCTTCGCGCGGGTTTCCACCCGGAAAGCGGCAAAGCCAGGCCAGTATTTTTTATCGAAATCCGGCGCCCCTTCTGCATCCACGCCATAAGGTCGCCAACTACGAATGACAATACGCGTGCCGTTTGTAGGATTACTGCCAGCACCAAGAATCACTACGCCGGATTTATCCAGATGCACCTCCTGGTCCAAATGGATTTCACCCGCCGGCAACTGGATCGCAATACGATTCGACGGCGAATTTCCCGCACTGATCTGATTATCGATAATGGCTTGCAACGCCGGGGCATCATCGAGGCCATCATTGGCCTGCACGCCAAAATCACTGGCCTGAATGATTTGCGCGTAGCTAGCGGGCAGGTTTTGCCCGGATTGAAAGCCAGGCGCCGCCTGCAGGGATTGAGCGAAACACAGGGCCGCACAGGCAGCCCAGTAGCCGACGGGGTGTCGGTCGGTAAGCAAGGAGTTTTTCATTGTTATCTCCGGGTATCGGTTGACCTGTAGAGGGAAACCACAGCCAGTCCGTTGACATCCCCTATGCTGCCTCAGTACTCACTCCCCCTGGGCAGTGCTCAATATGTAGCTACGCCCATCTGGCCTGACAACCTTGCCATCTACCTTTTCGCATCATACGCAACAATCCACCCCTGAAATGGCACCAGAACCCCAAAGTGGCAGCGTAAACCGCTTGCCATCGCCGGTAAAATTCGCTTTAATTGGTCATGTGGTCTTACCAGTTATGGACAGAGACCGACATGTTTTGCCGCCCGCCTTGCTGGCTGGCCCCTGCAACCACAGAGAAATACGCGAATGCAAGAGACCTGGCGCTGGTTCGGCCCTTCGGACAACATCACTCTCAGACACATTGCCCAGGCGGGTGCCACGGGTATTGTGACAGCCCTGCACGAAATCCCCGCTGGCGAAGTCTGGCCGCTTGAAGCCATTGCTGAACGCAAAGCGCTCATTGAAGCGTCCGGTCTGAACTGGGCAGTGATTGAAAGCATTCCGGTACACAATGACATCAAATCACGCTCCGGCGACTACCGACGCATGATTGATAATTATTGCCAGTCCATCCGCAATGTGGGCGCCGCCGGCGTCAATACTGTGTGCTACAACTTCATGCCGGTAGTGGACTGGACCCGCACCAACCTGGGCTACACCCTGCCCAACGCCAGTCAGGCTTTGCGGTTTGAAATGACCGACTTTGCCGCCTACGACGTTTACGTACTGAAGCGCAAAGGTGCCGAAAAAGATTATGCGCCCGCTCTGCTGGCGCAAGCCGAAGCCAGAGTGGCGGCCATGTCGCCCACCGAAATTGCGCTGCTGGAAAAAAATATTATTGCCGGCTTGCCCGGCGGTGAAGGCTCGCACACGCGAGAGGGTATTATCGACACGCTGGAAACTTTTATTGCACTTGGCAACGAAGGCTTCCGCGCGAACCTGTTTGCATTCCTGGAAGAAATCATTCCGGTAGCCCAGGAAGCCGGCGTGCGCATGTGTATCCATCCCGATGACCCACCCTTTTCGCTTTTTGGTTTGCCGCGGGTGGTGTCCACTGCCGATGACGCGCGCGCGATTTTCACAGCGTTTCCCAGCGAGGCCTGCGGCCTGACGCTGTGTGCCGGCTCCTTTGGTGCACGCTGTGACAACAATTTGGTGGAGATAGCGCGTGAATTTGGTGACCGCGTTTACTTCACGCACCTGCGCAATGTAAAACGCGAAGAGGACGGTTCTTTTTATGAATCGGATCATCTGGATGGCGACAACGATATGGTGGGCTTAATTACCGCATTGTTGACGGAGGAGCAACGCCGCCGTCAGGAAGGCCACCATCAGCCGCACATTCCCATGCGCCCCGATCACGGCCACCTGATGCTGGACGAGGTGAATCAACCCGGCACCAAACCGGGCTATTCTTACTTGGGTCGGCTAAAAGGCCTGGCAGAATTGCGCGGCGTGATCCACGCCTTGACCTATACCTTGCGCCAGTAGTTACCGGAGCCTCAGCGTGTTACTTCATCCCGATCGATTATTTCCCGCCGAGCCCGGCACCCGGGCCATTGCCCGCGCGCTCTATACGTCGGTGGCGCAATTGCCCATTATCAGCCCGCACGGCCATACGGACCCGGCATGGTTTGCAATCAATCAACCGTTCACCAATCCGACCGAGCTTCTGATCAAACCCGATCACTATGTATTCCGCATGCTGTATTCACAGGGTATTGGACTGCAACAATTGGGGATTCGCAATCCAGACGCCGACCCGGAGCAGGTATGGCAGTTATTTGCCCGGCACTTTTACCTGTTCCGCGGCACGCCCTCAAGCCTGTGGTTGAACTACGTGTTCGAAAAGGTGTTTGACATCGACCAACCCCTGAACGCGCAAACCGCAGCGCATTACTACAAGGTTATCAACGACAAGTTGGCCCAACCGGCGTTTTTGCCGCGGGCATTGTTTGAACGCTTTAACATCGAAGTACTCACCACCACCGAATCACCACTGGATGATCTGCGTCACCATCAAGCGATCAACGACAGTGGCTGGCACGGTCGGGTACTTACCGCTTACCGGCCCGACGACGTGCTCGATCCGGACCAGCCCGACTTTACCAACAATCTTGCGCGCCTGGCCGAACTCACTGGCGAAGACACCAGCAGCTGGCACGGCTACCTCAACGCCTTGCGCAACCGGCGCGCCTATTTCAAATCCATGGGCGCCACCTCCACCGACCATGGCCACGCCACGGCGAACACCGCAGACCTGAGCCGGGCCGAATGCGAGACCCTGTTTGCCGGCGCGTTGGCAGGTACATTAAATACATCTGAAGCCGATCTGTTCCGTGCCCAGATGCTGACAGAAATGGCCGGCATGAGTGTTGAAGATGGCCTGGTGATGCAATTGCACCCGGGTTGCCACCGCAATCACAATGGCCCACTGTTCGAACGCTTCGGCCGTGACAAGGGCGCGGACATTCCGGTGCGCACCGAATACGTGAAAGCGCTGCATCCGCTGCTCAACAAATACGGCAATGACCCGCGCCTGAGCCTGATTGTGTTTACTCTGGATGAAACCAATTACAGCCGCGAGCTGGCGCCATTGGCCGGCCACTACCCGGCGCTGAAACTGGGGCCAGCCTGGTGGTTCCACGACAGCCCCGAGGGCATGCGCCGTTACCGCGAGCAGGTGACCGAAACCGCCGGTTTCTATAACACGGTAGGGTTCAACGACGACACCCGTGCGTTCCTCTCCATACCCGCCCGCCACGATCTGGCCCGGCGTATGGACTGTGCTGTATTGGCGCAATGGGTGGCCGATCACCGCCTGACCGAGCAGGACGCTTTTGAACTGGCCCACGACCTGAGTTACACACTCGCGAAAAACGCTTACAAATTATGACCCGACTGAGCCTCAATCAACTCGATCAGCTGCCCGGCACACTGGCGGCGCCCGGTTACTCACCGACCCGGCGCAAAGTGGGCATAGTGCATTTGGGCATAGGCAATTTTCATCGCGCCCATCAGGCCGTGTATGTGGATGATTTGCTGGCGAAAACGGATGGCCACTGGCGCATTCTGGGTGTGAGCCTGCGCAGCGGGTCCATGCGTGACAAGATGATGGAACAGGATTTTCTGTACACCTTGCGCGAACAGGATGAACACATCCAACGACTGCGGGTTATTGGCGCCATTGCCGATGTGCTGGTTGCCCCGGAAAACCCCAGCGCCGTCATAGAAGCCATGGCCAGCCCGGATGTGCATATGGTGAGCCTGACCGTGACCGAAAAAGGTTACTACCTGCAAGCGGCCAGCCGGCAACTGGATTTGCAACACGCAGACATCCAATCCGACATTACCGGCGGCCAGGCCCCAATTACCATTTATGGTTTTTTGCTTGCTGCCTGCCGGCTGCGCATGCAGCGCCAGCTGCCCGGCTTTAATGTATTGAGTTGCGATAACCTACCCGACAATTCACACCTGTTAGGCCAGGCCCTGATTGCTGCTGCCCGCCTGCAGGACACTGATCTGGCGCACTGGATCGAACGCGAACTGGCGTTTTGCAATACCATGGTGGACCGTATCGTACCGGCCACCACTCGCGACGACCAACTCGCCATCAGCGAACAATGCGACATGGAAGACAGTGGCAGCCTGAGTGCGGAAACCTATCGACAGTGGGTCATAGAGAATAATTTCAAAGGCGAATATCCGGATTTTTCCCAGGTTGGCGCCTTGCTGGTGGACAATGTAGCGCCCTATGAAACCATGAAGCTTCGCTTGCTGAATGGTTGTCACTCGGCGCTGGCCTATTTAGGCGCGCTGCGCGGCCACGACACCATTCATCAGGCCATCACCGATCCAGTGCTGCGCACATTCGTCAGCTACCTGATGAACAAAGAACTGGCGCCTACGCTGTCGCCCTTGCCCGGCGTGAATCTGTTGCAGTATCAGGCCACCATTGTGCAACGCTTTGCCAACCACCGGGTCCCCTATCGCTGCCACCAGGTGGCTTCGGATGGCAGCCAGAAACTGCCACAGCGTCTGTTAGCGGCGGCGACAGAACTGAAGCGTAAGGGTCAATCCGCCAACGGCATTGCCTGTGTAGTCGGCGCCTGGCTCGCGTTTCTGATCGGTAGCAATAACCAAAGCAACTATTCCGTGAACGACCCGGGCGCCGAACGGCTGCTGAAAATGATTGAACAGCACAAGAAAAAAACCGACTACCCCAATACAGATCAGGTCAACGCCTTACTGACCCACAGTGGCATTGTGCCAGCCACACTGCTGGCAGATTCAGAATGGATGCATAAAGTGCTGGTTGCAGTACAGGCTTTGTTGAGCAATACCTCCGATAAACTCTTATCGCAATTAACGCACGCCTGATCGGCAGAAACCAAAATCGAATATTACGGGCCTCATAGCGAGGCCCTTATCACAATTATTCCGCCGCTTTTCCAAAATAGGTGGCCGCCGCCGCGGTGGCGTTATCAATGTGGTTGCGCATGGCTGCGCGGGCTTTTTCCGGGTTCTTCTGCTCCAGCGCCATAACGATTTTGCGATGATCCTCAATGGAAGGATGCACACCCTCGCTGCGCAGCCGCTCCATAAACGCACTGCTCAGTTCGGACTGATTGCGCAATTCCCACAGCCAATTGACAATGCTTTCAATTGCACTGTTCTGGGTCGCTTCGGCAATGATCTGGTGAAATTTCCAATCTGCCTGCTCGGACGCGTCAGGACGTTTTTCCTCTTCTTCCATTTCTTTGATGGCAAGCTTGAGCGCTGCAATCTGGTCGCCGCTGATACGCGCCGCGGCCAGCGCACAGGCCTCGGACTCGACGATAAACCGGATTTCAAGAATCTCGAAAGGCCCGACGCCTTTGTCACCCAAATCCAGTTCCGGCTGCTGGCTTTGTTTTTGTGTGGCATAAATACCGGAGCCGGTACGGATTTCAATCACGCCGGAGATTTCCAGGGCAATCATCGCCTCGCGGATGGTGGGTCGGCTGACACCCAGCTTGTCGGCCAACACCCGCTCCGACGGTAAACGTTCGCCCGGTTTGATGGTACCATCGGTAATTAATCGCGATAACTGTTCCGCGACCTTCAGATACAAACGCTCCGCTTTGACGGCTTGAAGCTCCATTGAATCACTCCCTTGCTGACGCCCGTGCGTCGATGTGAGATAGGGAACCACAAAATCTGTCTGACCATCAGTCCCCCTGCATAGCCGTATACTAGCTAAATTGGCCGGTTCAGTGAAGTCTGCGCTTGATTTTGACGGCCCTCGGCCGTTAATATGGTCAGGTGGCATGACCAATTATGGATTGCCCGCTAAAAACATCAGAACAACGGAACCTGGCCATGCCCAAAATAGCCGCATTGGGTGAATGCATGATCGAGCTCGCGCCCACAGCCTCAGGCGACTTTCGTCTGGGTTTCGCTGGCGACACCCTGAACACCGCCATTTACCTCGCCCGCTTCGGTGTAGAGGTGGATTACCTCACCGCCCTGGGCGACGACCACTTCAGCGATGCCATGCTGTCACAATGGCAGCAGGAAGGCATTGGCACCCGCCGTGTCGAACGCTTTGCCGGGCGTTTACCGGGGCTCTACCTGATTGAAACCGACGTCACTGGCGAACGCAGTTTCCACTATTGGCGCAACGCCGCACCCGCGCGAGATTTGCTCGCCAGAGCCCCGCAGGTGCTGGATGACCTTCAGCGTTACGACATGCTGTACCTCAGCGGAATCACCTTGTCTCTGTATGAGCCAGAACATCGCCACATGCTGTTCGACAAATTAGCCGGCTTCCGCGCACAAGGCGGCAGGGTTGCCTTTGATATCAACTACCGGCCACGCAATTGGAGCAGCCGCGAAGAAGCCATTGCGTGCTTCAGCCGAATGCAGACGCTCACCGATATCGCACTGCCGAGTCTCGACGACGAGCAATCTCTATACGGCCCCCTGTCGGCCGATGCGGTTATCGATCGATACCGCGATGCCGGTTGCAATGAAGTTGTGGTGAAGCAAGGTAAAGCCGGCACGCGCCTGTGCACTGAAGAAGTGTTGCGCACCATTCCGGTACCCGAGCTGATTCAGCCGCTGGACACCACGGCGGCCGGCGACTCTTTCAACGCCGGTTATCTGGCTGCCCGATTGGTCAACCGGGCGCCAGAAGAGGCGGTACTTGCAGGCAGTCGCTGTGCCGCCTGCGTAATTCAGTTCCCCGGCGCCATTGTGCCGCGGGCACAATTTATGGAGCGGCTCGGTCATGCGTAGTGCGCGTAATATCACCCTGTTCTTCCTCTGGCTGGTGGCACTTACGGGCTGCCAAACGGAGCAGGAAAGCATCAATCTGACACTTGCTCACGGACTGGACAATCGCCACCCCGTGCATTTGGCCATGGTGCATCTCGATGAACAATTGCGTGAATTGTCGCAGGGGACGATGCACATCACGATATACCCCTCCGGCCAACTGGGCAGCGAGCGGGAAGTCATCGAATTGTTGCAGATTGGCAGCCTGGCCATGACCAAAGTGTCTGCCAGTTCGCTGGAAGCGTTTGTACCAGAGATGAAAATTTTCAGCCTGCCCTATTTGTTTGAGGATAACGATCACTTCTGGCGCGTGTTGAATTCGGATTTAGGCCAACAGCTACTGGCCGCCGGCGACCGTTACCGGGTACGCGGTCTGGGTTATTACGACGCCGGCAGCCGCAGCTTTTATGCCACCGAAGCCCCCATTCACGCGCCCGCCGATCTGGCCGGCAAAAAAATCCGGGTAATGAACAGCCAAAGCGCGATTAACATGGTGCGTGCCATGGGCGGTGCAGCGACACCAGTTTCCTGGGGCGAACTCTACACCGCGCTGCAGCAAGGCGTAGTAGACGGTGCGGAAAACAATCCGCCGTCGTTTTACTTGTCCAAACATTACGAAGTCGCACGCTATTACACGCTGGATGAACACACGGCCATTCCCGATGTGATGATAATCGGCACCCACGTATGGGACGCGCTCAACCCGCAACAACAGGCCTGGCTGAAAACCGCCATGGATCGCTCCACCGAGTACCAGCGCGCGCTTTGGCAACAGGCGTCGGATGAAGCACTGGCCGCCGTTGAAGCCGCCGGCGTCACCGTC
This region of Simiduia agarivorans SA1 = DSM 21679 genomic DNA includes:
- a CDS encoding DUF4861 domain-containing protein; translated protein: MPTIAFSRLCVVAALASSACTAAPSVTVEATNSLDQGRAQARICLPFSNLKTKGIESEPVVLLGQQRLAVSAFDCDGDQQTDSWLTHADFGPRETLTFTLASSGGARLSPQHATATYAELAQRVNAEADKEGVLKGGQYVSVNATTLPANHTVGDKLYKYEGLGWESARVAYRVYFDARNAIDIFGKQVSRLVLPEVGLDGGDYHTLADWGMDVLKVGPSLGLGSPASLGQDGRLVGINQFAGASAEVFNTPAASGIALNHRGWQSADGPRDTRTEIWIEPDSLLSRVSVHASAPIARWATGIVRHGVDELRGSAKQGEWNYLASYGKQSLADDALGMAIFYRETNSPAVDNEYNLLQDLGSGNHQHYYLAAAWRQPESQTKSAFQNWLAATQKILNHPIQVVVK
- the kduI gene encoding 5-dehydro-4-deoxy-D-glucuronate isomerase yields the protein MKFLHTADQVRYQRMTNAELKDAFVMQALFEPGQLNLTYTDVDRAIVGAAVPLAKSLALPTHKELASAYFCERRELGVINIGGDGKVLVDGETYAMTKLDSLYVCRGSKDIQFISNDEKSPAQFYLVSYPAHRTTRTQHVPLAEANAVAMGDQQSSNERTIFQSICPGIVDSCQLVMGITQLHNGSVWNTKPPHTHRRRTEVYMYFDFDPSQRVFHFMGAPEETRALTLAPGHAIASPSWSIHSGAGSCSYSFIWAMGGENQQFDDMDHLTMDQLG
- the uxuA gene encoding mannonate dehydratase produces the protein MQETWRWFGPSDNITLRHIAQAGATGIVTALHEIPAGEVWPLEAIAERKALIEASGLNWAVIESIPVHNDIKSRSGDYRRMIDNYCQSIRNVGAAGVNTVCYNFMPVVDWTRTNLGYTLPNASQALRFEMTDFAAYDVYVLKRKGAEKDYAPALLAQAEARVAAMSPTEIALLEKNIIAGLPGGEGSHTREGIIDTLETFIALGNEGFRANLFAFLEEIIPVAQEAGVRMCIHPDDPPFSLFGLPRVVSTADDARAIFTAFPSEACGLTLCAGSFGARCDNNLVEIAREFGDRVYFTHLRNVKREEDGSFYESDHLDGDNDMVGLITALLTEEQRRRQEGHHQPHIPMRPDHGHLMLDEVNQPGTKPGYSYLGRLKGLAELRGVIHALTYTLRQ
- the uxaC gene encoding glucuronate isomerase; protein product: MLLHPDRLFPAEPGTRAIARALYTSVAQLPIISPHGHTDPAWFAINQPFTNPTELLIKPDHYVFRMLYSQGIGLQQLGIRNPDADPEQVWQLFARHFYLFRGTPSSLWLNYVFEKVFDIDQPLNAQTAAHYYKVINDKLAQPAFLPRALFERFNIEVLTTTESPLDDLRHHQAINDSGWHGRVLTAYRPDDVLDPDQPDFTNNLARLAELTGEDTSSWHGYLNALRNRRAYFKSMGATSTDHGHATANTADLSRAECETLFAGALAGTLNTSEADLFRAQMLTEMAGMSVEDGLVMQLHPGCHRNHNGPLFERFGRDKGADIPVRTEYVKALHPLLNKYGNDPRLSLIVFTLDETNYSRELAPLAGHYPALKLGPAWWFHDSPEGMRRYREQVTETAGFYNTVGFNDDTRAFLSIPARHDLARRMDCAVLAQWVADHRLTEQDAFELAHDLSYTLAKNAYKL
- a CDS encoding mannitol dehydrogenase family protein; this translates as MTRLSLNQLDQLPGTLAAPGYSPTRRKVGIVHLGIGNFHRAHQAVYVDDLLAKTDGHWRILGVSLRSGSMRDKMMEQDFLYTLREQDEHIQRLRVIGAIADVLVAPENPSAVIEAMASPDVHMVSLTVTEKGYYLQAASRQLDLQHADIQSDITGGQAPITIYGFLLAACRLRMQRQLPGFNVLSCDNLPDNSHLLGQALIAAARLQDTDLAHWIERELAFCNTMVDRIVPATTRDDQLAISEQCDMEDSGSLSAETYRQWVIENNFKGEYPDFSQVGALLVDNVAPYETMKLRLLNGCHSALAYLGALRGHDTIHQAITDPVLRTFVSYLMNKELAPTLSPLPGVNLLQYQATIVQRFANHRVPYRCHQVASDGSQKLPQRLLAAATELKRKGQSANGIACVVGAWLAFLIGSNNQSNYSVNDPGAERLLKMIEQHKKKTDYPNTDQVNALLTHSGIVPATLLADSEWMHKVLVAVQALLSNTSDKLLSQLTHA
- a CDS encoding FadR/GntR family transcriptional regulator, with protein sequence MELQAVKAERLYLKVAEQLSRLITDGTIKPGERLPSERVLADKLGVSRPTIREAMIALEISGVIEIRTGSGIYATQKQSQQPELDLGDKGVGPFEILEIRFIVESEACALAAARISGDQIAALKLAIKEMEEEEKRPDASEQADWKFHQIIAEATQNSAIESIVNWLWELRNQSELSSAFMERLRSEGVHPSIEDHRKIVMALEQKNPEKARAAMRNHIDNATAAAATYFGKAAE
- a CDS encoding sugar kinase → MPKIAALGECMIELAPTASGDFRLGFAGDTLNTAIYLARFGVEVDYLTALGDDHFSDAMLSQWQQEGIGTRRVERFAGRLPGLYLIETDVTGERSFHYWRNAAPARDLLARAPQVLDDLQRYDMLYLSGITLSLYEPEHRHMLFDKLAGFRAQGGRVAFDINYRPRNWSSREEAIACFSRMQTLTDIALPSLDDEQSLYGPLSADAVIDRYRDAGCNEVVVKQGKAGTRLCTEEVLRTIPVPELIQPLDTTAAGDSFNAGYLAARLVNRAPEEAVLAGSRCAACVIQFPGAIVPRAQFMERLGHA
- a CDS encoding TRAP transporter substrate-binding protein — protein: MRSARNITLFFLWLVALTGCQTEQESINLTLAHGLDNRHPVHLAMVHLDEQLRELSQGTMHITIYPSGQLGSEREVIELLQIGSLAMTKVSASSLEAFVPEMKIFSLPYLFEDNDHFWRVLNSDLGQQLLAAGDRYRVRGLGYYDAGSRSFYATEAPIHAPADLAGKKIRVMNSQSAINMVRAMGGAATPVSWGELYTALQQGVVDGAENNPPSFYLSKHYEVARYYTLDEHTAIPDVMIIGTHVWDALNPQQQAWLKTAMDRSTEYQRALWQQASDEALAAVEAAGVTVIRPDKTLFQTSVKDYLASQSSLLPLMQQIAAEASR